Genomic segment of Eretmochelys imbricata isolate rEreImb1 chromosome 24, rEreImb1.hap1, whole genome shotgun sequence:
CATtagacactgaaatgtaagtacaatatttatattccaattgatttattttatatgataaaaatgagaaagtagccatttttcagtactagtgtgctgtgacacttttgcatttttatgtctgattttgtaagcaagtagtgaAACCTGggaggtacacaagacaaatcagactcaaATAAGACCCCTGAAAGGGGcacaggagtctggaaaggttgagagtcacatgactagatgacctcgaggTCCCTTTCCACCCTACCTTTCTAGGAGATGTCTGTGTGTGGTTCTTGCCCCTATCTCTCTGTGCGACAGGTGAAACCACACTGAGATCTGCATACTCAGTTATGCAAGAACAGCAGTGATACAGGAAAGCAAACAGCATAAGCAAGGAAATAGCATGgcctagagcagcggttctcaaacttcatggcACAATGACCccattctgacaacaaaaattactacacaaccccatgAGGTGGGAGGACCAAAGCCTGGgtctgcctgagccccactgccctgggtgggagggcCAGAATGGaatcccaagggcttcagccctaggcagggggcctgtaacctgagccctgcagtCCTTGGCTGAAGGCTTTTGCCCTGGGCGGTGgtgcttgggctttggccccagcatgtctaagccagccctggccacCCCATTAAAATAGGGTCGCAACCCACATTGGAGTCCCAACCCACCGTGTGAGACCTGCTGGCCTAGAGCAGTGACTTTCGCACTTTAGCAAGCACAAAACCAGCGCAACGTGTCTCAGCACCAAAATGGTACCTCCcgtagcacagcgccccctaatgCCGTGCCAGGGTCCTGCGGTCAGCCCTAGCCGCAAGGGGAGAGCGTCCCTGACTCAGACCCACCTTACTCCCTGCAGTACAGCACCCCTGAGCTCTGGGTGGGGGAATGGGGTCGGCTCCATGAGGAGAGAGTGCCCCCCTATTGAGCTCCCACCACCCCCTAGCACTGAACTGGGGCATTAGTATCAGCACTGACTGTGAGAGGAGAGAGCCCCCCTACTGAGGTCCCATCCCACTCCCTGAAGACAGCTGTTAAGAGAGGTCTCTGGAACGCCTGCCATTGTACTGCTCTTATGGTGCATATTGAGGGGTCTGGTATTAGAAGAATCAATCTGGCTAAGAATCAGAAATAAAGACGTCAGTTGTATTTTAAGGCATTATTCATTGCCCTATCAGTGGCTCATGTGAAAGCTGCATCTGCTGCCCACATGGAGAAATCCCCAGCAAGCAGATTAGGAATAAACTTTCCATAACAGCTCCCCTATAAATACCTGAGGGCTGGGGCTTGTTCTTTCATGTCCAACAGCCTGGATAGAAGTATGACAATGTGGCTCGTACTGGCGTTGCTTGCGGTGGCAGGTAATTATCTTGTGTGCAGCCAGGCTAGCTTGTGGAGCTCGGTAGTGACGGGGGGCCAGGACCTAGCTGCAAAATCAGAGTGAAATTAAACCGGCTCCAGCTAAGGGTTAGAATGAAACAAAGTGTAATTTCTGCAGGAGCTGGTGCATTAGTAAAGGAGCAGCTGAAACCTCTGGGTTTGCCTGGGCATCTCTGCATTAGGGGTGGATGAAGGGCCAGGTCCTCTGCTgtgtcctggctctgcccagcagGAGTGGAGGCGTGTGTTGATTAATATAGGCTGGGCTAGTGTTTATATATCTCACATTATCAATAGGAATATATCAGTAAGTATTAAGCACATAAGAATAATATAACAGTAGTTACATAGCCTAGAGTGGCCTATACTTGTTATAGAACCCTACTCACTTATGCTGAGTGTCCCATAACCCCTTGCATTTACTAAAGAAAGTTTTGGCTTAAGCAAATAAGGAAGCTGTCAAGCCCAGGACAGATGACAGCTTTACCATAGCACCAGATAGGGAGTTGCTCTTACAGGCCTATACTGGAATGTCCCTAAGGAAAAGGACATGACATGATCGTTTTACCCTCGCTCAGACCCAGGAGGTGCCTTCATGCCCTTTGTTCCCTGGAATGCAAAACTTCAGAACAAACCTGATACGAGTAGGACATGGTACCAGGAAAACAAGGTAGAAAGCTGATTAGTTAAATCTAGCTTCAGATTACATACACAGCACCTTGTACTTGTAAACAGGCAGGACATAAAAAGATGGCTTTAGGGGCGTAACTTTGTGAGCATACCTTCTGTGTCAGGTAAATGTAACAATGCTGAATGAGACAGCTTCCTGGAGACTGGTATCGTATAGAACCTTTTCCCTGCACTTTCTTATTATTGGCTTTCAGCAATAAACCTCACTGATCCTGGTTATTTGGTCACTTGAATCTACCTCATAACAAACCGAAGTGTAGTCAAGCAACTGCCTATGCAATTTAACAATCAATGCAGATAAATGGGAACAGAGCAGTGGCCCATTGCCGCACAGGAGAGAGCCCATTCTATCTAacagtggtatttaaaatgaCTGTTACCAAAATAAGGCCCCTAATCCAGCAACATATAGTGCGCAAACCCAATGGGCTGACTCACCTGAGTAAGGTCATATGTATGTacgagtgtttgcaggattggggcctaagcaATGAATCCCACAAGCCAAATGGGCATCCTAGACTCACACGTGCGCAGACTGTGCCACCTTGCCAGTGCTCACAAGAGTTTAAAGTTCCTGACAACAGacaccttccctcccctgcagATTGTAAACAAGGCCCTTTATCTCTCTAAGAGTTTATCCCAATGACATTGGAGGGTCATTTTCAATGTCTAAAATGTTCCCATGTCACTGATCATGGCAGAGACTGGTGCAAaagcctgggttctattcacccTGTATGGGATTTATTCACCTTCTGCATTTTGCTCGTCTCAGGCAAGTGGAACAAGGCTCAGCAGTTTCATTACCTGGCTTCTGTCCGCATGAGTCAAGGCTCTTGTGGTGTGTTTCCAACACAgcaagaaaatgtaaaaaacccaAGGAGAGACAGCAGCAGTCCCCCGATCTCACAGTCTGACCTGTATGGAGAGCACTAGCCCATTGGAGTCCCACTGAGAGAACATCTGCATGGATCCCACTGCACGAGTAGGCCCATGGGCCCATTAAAGCAACACTCCTGGTTTTAGGTTCTCTGAAGTCCTCCACTTACAAAATTCACACCTGAAGGATTCTACACACTAACAGCATCCACCCTGGTCAGCGCCAGAGCCCACCACCAGCTCGTCAGACCCAAAGCGGGGACAGGAACAAGAGTCCAGAGCTTTCCCAGCCCCGCTGCATGCATTGCTGCTTCATTACAAATGTCACCCATGTAATCCAGTGAACGCTTTCTCCCCACAGCTGCTGCACCACACGGAGGAGACAAGATTGTCGGGGGATACGAGTGCACCCCCCATTCACAGCCCTGGCAGGTCTCCCTTAATGTCGGGTACCATTTCTGTGGTGGATCCCTCATTACGGACCAGTGGGTGGTGTCAGCTGCCCACTGCTGGTACTAGTAAGTGAGGAACTCAgcgtctgtgtgtgcgtgtcacTGTGTCTTCATTGCAGTACCAGGGGGGTGGGAGCAGGCTGAGATTACAGGGGTTGGTGGGGCCTGTCCAGAGGGGCTCTGAGCCACCGTTTGTTTCCCAGCCCCAACTCCATGCAGGTGATCCTGGGAGACCACAACATCCAGGTCTTTGAACAGACCGAGCACCTGATGCGCATCGAGACCATCGTGTGGCATCCCAGCTATGACTACCAGACAATGGACCACGACATCATGCTCATCAAGTTGGCCCACCCTGTCCAGACTGACGCCTACGTCCAGCCCGTTCCCCTGCCGACCGCCTGCCCagctgctggcacttcctgtgtGGTGTCGGGATGGGGCAATATCCTCAGTGACGGTGGTGAGTTTAGCCCTCTCTCTGTCTCGGGAGCTCCCAGGCTGCTCAACACCATCATCTGCTGATAACATGGCCCACAATGTGCCAGGCATTTGTGGACGTCCCTGCCCAGAGAACTCCTAGTCcaagcacagacacagagaggcaGGGTTGGGGGAGGTACAGCAAACAGGGATTTTATACAAGTGGGGCACCCTGACCTGGCCTGCCAAACCCCACTGGAGCCCCCTTCCACAACTCTAGTGATGAGCTCTGAGCCCATCTCTGTGCACCCTCCACCCTGTATTGACACTGCCCAGACCTGGCCAGCTGGCACAGCCCAGAGGTTAGTGTCCACTGAGGCTGGCTGTGAACTGGTGCCTCGAACGGCGACAGGTGCATGGAGTTAGCACAAGGCACTT
This window contains:
- the LOC144279416 gene encoding serine protease 1-like isoform X1, which codes for MTMWLVLALLAVAAAAPHGGDKIVGGYECTPHSQPWQVSLNVGYHFCGGSLITDQWVVSAAHCWYYPNSMQVILGDHNIQVFEQTEHLMRIETIVWHPSYDYQTMDHDIMLIKLAHPVQTDAYVQPVPLPTACPAAGTSCVVSGWGNILSDGVFSPYNLQCVNIPILSNAECEGSYPGMITNTMLCAGYLEGGKDACQGDSGGPLVCNGELQGIVSWGIGCAQKDQPGVYTKVCSLLPWIESTMAAN
- the LOC144279416 gene encoding serine protease 1-like isoform X2, whose protein sequence is MTMWLVLALLAVAAAAPHGGDKIVGGYECTPHSQPWQVSLNVGYHFCGGSLITDQWVVSAAHCCPNSMQVILGDHNIQVFEQTEHLMRIETIVWHPSYDYQTMDHDIMLIKLAHPVQTDAYVQPVPLPTACPAAGTSCVVSGWGNILSDGVFSPYNLQCVNIPILSNAECEGSYPGMITNTMLCAGYLEGGKDACQGDSGGPLVCNGELQGIVSWGIGCAQKDQPGVYTKVCSLLPWIESTMAAN